The following proteins are encoded in a genomic region of Candidatus Methylospira mobilis:
- a CDS encoding response regulator, translated as MITAHILLIDDHAMFRTGLSLILGSGLPEAQIIEAGSLDTAIHNTLDNVDVVLLDINLPGLNGMDGIALLKRKWPRAPILILSSQDDAATVSMALVRGAAGFISKAATAEKIIESTRLALRGGFPVPSAATSRSSQRSLTPRQCEVLDLLNQGLSNKLIARQLSLSDNTVRRHVQDILEFFSVQSRAEAVFEARRRGLVGRSER; from the coding sequence ATGATTACCGCACATATTTTATTAATTGACGACCACGCCATGTTTCGTACCGGGCTAAGCCTGATACTGGGTTCGGGCTTGCCTGAGGCGCAGATAATAGAGGCTGGTTCACTGGATACGGCAATACACAACACATTAGATAATGTTGATGTGGTATTGCTGGATATTAATCTGCCCGGCCTGAACGGAATGGATGGCATTGCGTTGCTCAAACGTAAATGGCCGCGGGCGCCCATACTGATATTGTCGTCCCAGGATGATGCGGCGACCGTAAGCATGGCGCTGGTTCGCGGCGCGGCGGGTTTTATTTCGAAAGCTGCGACAGCAGAAAAGATTATCGAATCAACGCGTCTCGCCTTACGAGGCGGTTTTCCCGTGCCCTCGGCGGCAACAAGCAGGAGCTCACAGCGAAGTTTGACTCCGCGCCAATGCGAGGTGCTCGATTTGTTGAACCAGGGACTATCGAATAAACTCATCGCTCGCCAGCTTTCGCTTTCCGATAATACCGTGCGCAGGCATGTTCAGGATATCCTGGAGTTTTTTTCGGTGCAGAGCCGGGCGGAAGCGGTGTTCGAGGCGCGCCGGCGTGGATTGGTGGGCCGCAGTGAGCGCTGA
- a CDS encoding ATP-binding protein: protein MSADSIRPVEKRYWLERFRFAIGYAGGAVIPFAVLLIVGSTLAWVAYDEYLLTEETEYKLLEAHARNVDVQVGDILSKIERLLNRIADERLQQGSLQQNAFAAVFDRYRDDIPELEALLMTDASGIIRASTDAAIIGRDVSREPYYTVHFDHGRPPRMFMSRPDKHLLSVTSVAFTLPIVGTNRQFLGIVGVTVGFRFFPSVVQEINADDSASMAVIFNRDGDLLFRRENQQKFFGSNIAATSRAFREHFNAGRLVTRHVFPSSRDGITRLYLVRDVGNSGLSLILTRQLNSVLAKWKRNILIYIVIFALTSVAVVSFAVVATRRKRKILADKDVLAAAKQRAEDASLAKSRFLAAASHDLRQPIYAQGLFLDVLSRTELTAQQRELLTSACAAGNASAELLSKLLDYSRLDAGVIEPQLQTFRLQPILNKLERECESQADAKGLIYRSRETELTVYSDPMLVELILRNLIFNAIRYTDRGGLLVACRKRGVQAVLEVWDTGIGIDRAHQQEIFREFHQLGNPERDRQKGLGLGLAIANGLARTLGHELTLASTPRRGSVFRLFLPIASGPSVDGLHQTRSQAQLLNVRVLVIDDDESVRVGMLCLLRDWGCECEAAESIEEALALARINVPDVVVSDYRLREQRTGLEAIAALRALLGARLPALLITGDTAPDRLREAQASGIPLLHKPVSPSQLYRGLATILPH, encoded by the coding sequence GTGAGCGCTGACTCGATCAGGCCTGTCGAAAAGCGTTACTGGCTGGAGCGGTTTCGCTTTGCAATTGGATATGCGGGCGGCGCGGTAATCCCTTTTGCCGTGCTGTTGATAGTCGGAAGCACGCTTGCCTGGGTTGCCTACGACGAATACCTGCTGACGGAAGAGACGGAATACAAGTTACTGGAAGCGCATGCGCGCAATGTCGATGTGCAGGTTGGTGATATATTGAGCAAAATCGAGCGCCTGTTGAACCGGATTGCCGATGAACGCCTGCAGCAGGGTTCACTGCAGCAGAATGCTTTCGCCGCTGTGTTCGACCGCTACCGGGACGATATTCCGGAGCTGGAGGCATTGTTGATGACCGATGCCTCCGGGATAATCAGGGCGTCCACCGATGCGGCGATTATCGGGCGGGACGTTTCCCGGGAACCCTATTATACCGTTCATTTCGATCATGGACGTCCGCCGAGGATGTTCATGTCGCGCCCCGACAAGCATCTGCTCTCTGTCACCTCAGTGGCCTTTACTTTGCCCATAGTAGGCACCAACCGTCAGTTTCTCGGTATCGTCGGCGTAACTGTCGGATTCAGATTTTTTCCCAGTGTGGTACAGGAAATCAACGCGGATGATTCGGCCAGCATGGCGGTCATCTTCAACCGCGATGGCGATTTATTGTTCCGTCGTGAAAATCAGCAGAAGTTTTTCGGCAGCAACATCGCTGCGACCAGCCGGGCGTTTCGCGAACATTTTAACGCGGGCAGGCTGGTAACCCGCCATGTTTTTCCCTCCTCTCGCGACGGAATAACCCGGCTCTATCTGGTCAGGGATGTGGGGAACAGCGGGCTTAGTCTGATTCTTACCAGGCAGCTCAACAGCGTGCTTGCAAAATGGAAGCGCAATATATTGATTTATATTGTTATATTTGCGCTCACCAGCGTGGCGGTGGTTTCATTCGCCGTTGTCGCCACGCGCCGCAAGCGAAAAATCCTGGCTGACAAGGATGTGCTCGCAGCAGCAAAGCAGCGGGCCGAAGACGCCAGTCTCGCCAAATCCAGATTTCTGGCCGCCGCCAGTCATGACTTGCGGCAGCCGATCTACGCTCAGGGCTTATTCCTCGATGTGCTTTCGCGCACGGAGTTGACCGCCCAGCAGCGCGAACTGCTTACCAGCGCATGCGCGGCCGGCAATGCCTCCGCCGAACTGCTCAGCAAGCTGCTTGATTACTCGCGTCTTGATGCGGGTGTTATTGAGCCGCAGCTGCAGACCTTCCGTTTGCAGCCTATATTGAACAAACTGGAACGTGAGTGCGAATCCCAGGCCGACGCCAAAGGTCTGATTTACCGCTCGCGCGAGACTGAACTGACGGTATACTCGGACCCGATGCTGGTGGAGCTGATTTTGCGCAATCTGATATTTAACGCGATTCGTTACACGGATCGCGGCGGGTTGCTGGTGGCCTGCCGCAAGCGCGGCGTTCAGGCCGTGCTGGAGGTATGGGATACGGGTATTGGTATCGACCGGGCGCATCAGCAGGAAATATTCCGCGAATTTCATCAGTTGGGTAATCCTGAACGGGACAGGCAGAAAGGCCTGGGGCTGGGGCTTGCGATTGCCAATGGATTGGCTCGAACATTGGGGCATGAGTTGACTCTGGCCTCCACTCCCAGGCGGGGCAGTGTGTTCCGCCTTTTTTTGCCCATAGCTTCCGGGCCGTCCGTGGATGGGCTGCATCAAACCCGGAGCCAGGCGCAATTGCTCAATGTGCGCGTGCTGGTCATAGACGACGATGAAAGCGTGCGGGTAGGGATGCTCTGTCTGCTGCGGGATTGGGGGTGCGAATGCGAAGCGGCGGAATCCATCGAAGAAGCGCTGGCGCTGGCGCGTATAAATGTCCCGGACGTGGTCGTCAGCGATTACCGTCTACGCGAGCAGCGTACCGGGCTGGAGGCTATAGCCGCCTTGCGGGCATTGCTCGGCGCTCGCCTGCCTGCGTTGCTCATTACCGGGGATACCGCACCCGATCGGCTCCGCGAAGCGCAGGCAAGCGGTATACCGCTGCTGCACAAACCGGTATCTCCCAGCCAGTTATATCGAGGACTGGCGACGATATTGCCGCATTGA
- the pqqB gene encoding pyrroloquinoline quinone biosynthesis protein PqqB, which yields MKVRVLGAGAGGGFPQWNCNCYQCSRLRRGELRASYRTQSSITVSSDGYNWLLFNASPDIRSQLEAFTAIQPRHGVRDSGIKAIVLIDSQIDHTTGLLMLRESTVPLEVYCSDMVRQDLTSGFPLFNMLEHYCTVNHHSVPLDGGAFEIPGIADLRLYSHALKSKAPPYSPHRHDAHPGDNIGVTIEQISSGRRLYYAPGLGEIEPHVFQTMNDADCLLIDGTFWQHDEMSKAGICEKLALEMGHLPQSGHGGMIETLKAFENNRKILIHINNTNPILNEDSSERKQLNAERIEVAYDGMEIEL from the coding sequence ATGAAAGTCAGGGTGTTGGGCGCCGGCGCCGGCGGAGGTTTTCCCCAGTGGAACTGTAATTGTTATCAGTGCAGTCGCTTGCGGCGGGGGGAGCTGCGCGCTTCCTATCGCACCCAGTCTTCAATCACCGTCAGTAGCGATGGATATAACTGGCTGTTGTTTAACGCCTCGCCGGATATTCGTTCCCAGCTCGAAGCGTTTACGGCGATACAGCCGCGTCACGGCGTTCGAGACAGCGGAATCAAGGCCATTGTGTTGATCGACAGCCAGATCGATCATACCACCGGTCTGTTGATGTTGCGCGAATCCACCGTGCCATTGGAAGTCTATTGCTCGGACATGGTGCGCCAGGATCTGACCAGCGGCTTTCCGTTGTTCAATATGCTGGAGCATTATTGCACGGTTAATCATCATAGCGTGCCGCTGGACGGCGGCGCGTTTGAAATTCCGGGCATAGCCGATCTGCGCTTGTACTCTCATGCGTTGAAAAGCAAAGCGCCGCCTTATTCGCCGCATAGGCACGACGCTCATCCCGGCGACAACATCGGCGTCACCATCGAGCAGATTTCCAGCGGGCGCAGGTTGTATTATGCGCCCGGTCTGGGTGAAATCGAGCCTCATGTTTTTCAGACGATGAACGATGCCGATTGCTTGCTGATCGATGGGACTTTCTGGCAACATGACGAAATGTCGAAAGCCGGAATTTGCGAAAAGCTGGCGCTGGAAATGGGGCATCTGCCGCAGTCCGGCCATGGCGGCATGATCGAAACGCTGAAGGCTTTCGAAAATAACCGAAAAATATTGATTCATATCAATAACACCAATCCGATTCTGAATGAAGATTCTTCTGAAAGGAAGCAGCTCAATGCGGAGCGCATTGAAGTGGCGTACGATGGAATGGAAATAGAGTTGTGA
- the pqqC gene encoding pyrroloquinoline-quinone synthase PqqC codes for MTTDSAPWSREEFEAQLRAKEKYYHIYHPYHELMREGKLDRLQIQGWVANRFYYQIKIPIKDAAILSNCPDRDTRRLWLQRILDHDGYGDDPGGIEAWLQLGIACGLERDALLSLQHVLPGVRFAVDAYVNFARNASWQEAACSSLTEMFAPTIHKERLAGWPEKYPWIAEDGLKYFRKRVSQASRDVEHGLAITLEHFKTREQQQHALNILQFKLDILWSMLDAMWMAYIENKPPYFSVD; via the coding sequence ATGACGACAGATAGCGCTCCGTGGAGCCGGGAAGAATTCGAAGCGCAGCTGCGCGCCAAGGAAAAGTATTACCATATTTATCATCCGTATCATGAATTGATGCGCGAGGGGAAGCTGGACAGGCTGCAGATCCAGGGCTGGGTTGCCAATCGCTTTTATTACCAGATCAAGATACCGATAAAGGATGCCGCGATATTGTCCAACTGTCCGGATCGCGATACGCGCCGTCTGTGGTTGCAGCGCATACTGGATCATGACGGCTACGGCGATGATCCGGGCGGAATCGAGGCCTGGCTGCAGCTCGGCATTGCCTGCGGTCTGGAGCGCGATGCGCTGCTTTCCCTGCAGCACGTTTTGCCGGGCGTGCGTTTTGCCGTCGATGCTTATGTCAACTTTGCGCGTAACGCATCATGGCAGGAGGCGGCCTGTTCATCATTGACGGAAATGTTCGCGCCGACGATACACAAGGAGCGCCTGGCCGGCTGGCCGGAAAAATATCCGTGGATAGCCGAAGACGGGCTGAAATACTTCAGGAAACGCGTCAGCCAGGCCAGCCGTGACGTTGAACATGGCTTGGCGATTACGCTGGAACATTTCAAAACGCGCGAGCAGCAGCAGCACGCCCTCAACATCCTGCAATTCAAGCTGGATATATTGTGGAGCATGCTGGATGCGATGTGGATGGCTTATATCGAAAACAAGCCGCCCTATTTTAGTGTAGATTAG
- the pqqD gene encoding pyrroloquinoline quinone biosynthesis peptide chaperone PqqD: MSINPEAVIAFSPLHRLQWEDAQQKHVILYPEGMVELNATAAEILQLCNGQHTLRNMVTILEQKFETSGLENDIREMLEAALKNGWIKQN; the protein is encoded by the coding sequence ATGAGCATTAATCCTGAAGCCGTTATCGCCTTTTCACCTCTGCATCGTCTGCAGTGGGAGGACGCGCAGCAAAAACACGTGATTCTTTATCCTGAGGGTATGGTTGAATTGAACGCGACGGCGGCAGAAATTCTGCAGCTTTGCAACGGGCAACATACCTTACGCAACATGGTTACGATACTGGAACAGAAATTTGAAACCAGCGGTCTCGAGAATGATATCCGGGAGATGCTGGAGGCCGCATTGAAAAATGGTTGGATCAAGCAAAACTGA
- the pqqE gene encoding pyrroloquinoline quinone biosynthesis protein PqqE yields the protein MVGSSKTEITPPRWLLAELTYSCPLQCPYCANPVDFARHQNELDTADWKRVFSEARAMGAVQLGLSGGEPLARRDLEELVAYARQLGYYTNLITSGYGLTEARISALKTAGLDHIQVSIQSPEKDLNNYLAGTDSYDQKKEVARLVKKHGYPMVLCVVIHRRNIHQMRAIIEMAIELEADYLELANTQYYGWALVNRDLLLPTQAQFVEAEAVAQGYKEKLQGKMKIYYVVPDYYEDRPKACMNGWGTTFLTIAPDGMALPCHSARELPGLNCPSVRDYSVRDIWVESDAFNRFRGYEWMQEPCRSCPEKAKDFGGCRCQAYLMTGDMTRTDPACSLSPDRGKLLQAIESAASADAKQAALTFRNPVNSKKLYI from the coding sequence ATGGTTGGATCAAGCAAAACTGAGATTACTCCTCCGCGCTGGCTTCTGGCCGAACTCACTTACAGTTGTCCGCTGCAATGTCCCTATTGCGCGAACCCGGTTGATTTTGCGCGACATCAAAACGAACTGGATACTGCGGACTGGAAACGCGTTTTTTCCGAAGCCAGGGCCATGGGCGCCGTGCAGCTGGGTTTGTCCGGCGGAGAGCCCTTGGCGCGGCGCGATCTGGAAGAGCTGGTTGCTTATGCCCGTCAACTGGGTTATTACACCAATCTGATTACCTCCGGCTACGGTTTGACCGAAGCGCGCATCAGCGCCTTGAAAACGGCAGGCCTGGACCATATACAGGTCAGTATCCAGTCCCCTGAAAAGGACCTGAATAATTATCTGGCCGGCACCGACTCTTACGATCAAAAAAAAGAAGTGGCGCGTCTGGTAAAAAAGCACGGTTATCCGATGGTGTTGTGCGTGGTGATCCATCGCCGGAACATTCATCAGATGCGCGCCATTATCGAAATGGCGATAGAGCTGGAAGCCGATTATCTGGAGCTTGCCAATACCCAGTATTACGGGTGGGCGCTGGTCAATCGGGACTTATTGTTGCCGACCCAGGCGCAGTTCGTCGAGGCGGAAGCCGTTGCCCAGGGCTACAAGGAAAAGCTGCAGGGCAAAATGAAAATTTATTATGTGGTGCCGGATTATTATGAGGATAGGCCCAAGGCGTGCATGAACGGATGGGGGACAACGTTTCTGACCATCGCTCCTGACGGGATGGCGTTGCCGTGCCATTCCGCGCGCGAGCTGCCCGGGTTGAACTGTCCCAGTGTGCGCGATTACAGCGTCCGCGATATTTGGGTGGAATCCGATGCATTCAACCGTTTTCGCGGTTACGAATGGATGCAGGAACCTTGCCGCTCCTGCCCGGAGAAAGCGAAAGACTTCGGAGGGTGCCGTTGTCAGGCGTACCTGATGACCGGCGACATGACGCGAACCGATCCGGCATGCAGCTTGTCGCCTGATAGAGGTAAGTTGCTGCAAGCGATTGAATCCGCTGCTTCTGCAGACGCCAAACAGGCTGCGTTGACGTTTAGAAACCCAGTAAACTCAAAAAAATTATATATATAA
- a CDS encoding FmdB family zinc ribbon protein: MPIYEYRCTACGHELEVIQKVSDSPLEVCPACGAKTMTKLVSAAGFRLKGGGWYETDFKSGSDKKRNLAGEAKTDAPAKTESKPSSGTPAV, encoded by the coding sequence ATGCCCATTTACGAGTACCGATGCACAGCCTGTGGCCACGAATTGGAAGTGATACAAAAAGTAAGCGACAGCCCGTTGGAGGTTTGTCCGGCCTGCGGCGCCAAGACAATGACCAAACTGGTTTCGGCGGCCGGTTTTAGATTGAAAGGCGGAGGCTGGTACGAAACCGATTTCAAGAGCGGTTCTGATAAAAAGAGGAATCTTGCCGGAGAAGCTAAAACCGATGCTCCTGCAAAAACCGAAAGCAAACCGAGCAGCGGAACACCGGCGGTTTGA